Proteins encoded together in one Streptomyces sp. NBC_01216 window:
- a CDS encoding RNA polymerase sigma factor, protein MPEPSERAPAIPPLVYGTDHRGPAAPVPLPYAPEPAANTLEVAPVQTRTLPPTHAVPGQRPAAHHPEAPEPAPSARPLPGPAEGPHPTAADPAGTPAGTEAADGPEAPEAADPAAPVETTAAPESPAPRRAELAGNGPSSDLFRQYLREIGRIPLLSAEEEVELARRVEAGLFAEERLATAPDLDSLLAVDLDRLVVMGRMAKRRLIEANLRLVVSVAKRYIGRGLTMLDLVQEGNLGLIRAVEKFDYARGYKFSTYATWWIRQAMSRALADQARTIRVPVHVVELINRVVRVQRRMLQERGYEPTPEEVAVQLDLTPERVGEVLRLAQEPVSLHAPVGEEDDVALGDLIEDGDAASPVESAAFLLLREHLEAVLSTLGERERKVVQLRYGLDDGRPRTLEEIGRIFGVTRERIRQIESKTLGKLRDHAFADQLRGYLD, encoded by the coding sequence GTGCCTGAGCCCTCGGAGCGCGCCCCCGCGATTCCGCCCCTCGTGTACGGGACGGACCACCGCGGCCCGGCCGCCCCCGTCCCGCTGCCGTACGCCCCCGAACCGGCAGCGAACACCCTGGAGGTCGCCCCCGTGCAGACCCGGACCCTGCCCCCGACCCACGCCGTACCCGGACAGCGTCCGGCCGCCCACCACCCGGAGGCGCCGGAGCCCGCCCCGTCGGCCAGGCCCCTCCCCGGGCCCGCGGAGGGGCCGCACCCCACCGCCGCCGATCCGGCCGGCACACCCGCCGGGACCGAGGCGGCCGACGGACCCGAAGCACCGGAGGCGGCCGACCCGGCCGCTCCGGTGGAGACGACCGCGGCGCCGGAGAGCCCCGCCCCCCGCCGCGCCGAGCTCGCCGGCAACGGCCCCTCCTCCGACCTCTTCCGGCAGTACCTGCGCGAGATCGGCCGCATTCCCCTGCTCAGCGCCGAAGAGGAGGTCGAACTCGCCCGCCGGGTCGAAGCGGGCCTCTTCGCCGAGGAGCGGCTCGCCACCGCACCCGACCTCGACTCCCTGCTCGCCGTCGACCTCGACCGGCTGGTCGTCATGGGCCGGATGGCCAAGCGCCGTCTCATCGAGGCGAACCTGCGCCTGGTCGTCTCCGTCGCCAAGCGGTACATCGGACGTGGCCTCACCATGCTCGATCTGGTCCAGGAGGGAAACCTGGGTCTGATCCGCGCGGTCGAGAAGTTCGACTACGCCCGCGGCTACAAGTTCTCGACCTACGCGACCTGGTGGATCCGCCAGGCGATGTCCCGCGCCCTGGCCGACCAGGCCCGGACCATTCGCGTCCCCGTTCACGTCGTCGAGCTGATCAACCGGGTCGTCCGGGTCCAGCGCCGGATGCTCCAGGAACGCGGCTACGAACCCACGCCCGAAGAGGTGGCCGTCCAGCTCGATCTGACGCCCGAGCGGGTCGGCGAGGTCCTGCGCCTCGCCCAGGAACCCGTCTCACTGCACGCTCCCGTGGGCGAGGAGGACGATGTCGCGCTCGGCGACCTGATCGAGGACGGCGACGCCGCGTCCCCGGTGGAGTCCGCCGCCTTCCTGCTGCTGCGCGAACACCTGGAGGCCGTGCTCTCCACGCTCGGCGAGCGTGAGCGCAAGGTGGTCCAGCTCCGCTACGGCCTCGACGACGGCCGGCCCCGCACCCTGGAGGAGATCGGCCGGATCTTCGGTGTGACGCGCGAACGCATCCGCCAGATCGAGTCCAAGACCCTCGGCAAACTCAGGGACCACGCCTTCGCCGACCAACTCCGCGGCTACCTCGACTGA
- a CDS encoding ABC transporter ATP-binding protein: protein MAGPGGRMMAGGGPDQRSMDFKGSGKRLLRQLAPERSTLWLMVIAGVLSVAASVVGPKILGKATDLVFAGVVGRQLPEGSTKAQALESLRDDGNDGMADMLSGVDFTPGRGIDFTAVGEVLLWALVVYLVAGLLMLVSTRMSIKVINRTVYRMRADVQAKLARLPLSYFDRAKRGEVLSRATNDIDNVSQTLQQSMGQLINSLLTIVGVLAMMFWISPLLALVALVTVPVSVVVAARIGKRSQPHFVQQWKSTGTLNAHVEEMYTGHALVKVFGRQDESAADFREQNDALYEAGFKAQFNSGVMQPVMFFISNINYVLVAVVGGLRVASGTLSIGDVQAFIQYSRQFSMPLTQVASMANLVQSGVASAERIFELLDAEEQAPDVPVGERPSEAAEKGRVALEQVSFRYEADTPLIEDLSLAVEPGQTVAIVGPTGAGKTTLVNLLMRFYEVTGGRITLDGVDVSRMSREDLRAGIGMVLQDTWLFGGTIAENIAYGASGKVSRELVEEAARAAHVDRFVRTLPDGYDTVIDDDGAGVSAGEKQLITIARAFLSDPVILVLDEATSSVDTRTEVLIQKAMARLADGRTSFVIAHRLSTIRDADVILVMENGSIVEQGTHEELLVAGGAYARLYAAQFAQAVAEVD, encoded by the coding sequence ATGGCCGGTCCTGGCGGACGGATGATGGCCGGCGGCGGCCCCGACCAGAGGTCGATGGACTTCAAGGGCTCGGGCAAACGGCTGCTGCGGCAACTGGCGCCGGAGCGGAGCACTCTCTGGCTGATGGTCATAGCCGGTGTGCTCAGCGTGGCGGCCTCGGTGGTCGGCCCGAAGATCCTCGGCAAGGCGACCGACCTGGTCTTCGCGGGCGTGGTCGGGCGGCAGCTGCCCGAAGGCTCCACCAAGGCGCAGGCGCTCGAGTCGCTGCGGGACGACGGCAACGACGGCATGGCCGACATGCTGTCCGGGGTCGACTTCACCCCGGGGCGGGGCATCGACTTCACGGCGGTCGGCGAGGTGCTGCTGTGGGCGCTGGTCGTCTACCTGGTGGCCGGGTTGCTGATGCTGGTCTCCACCCGGATGTCGATCAAGGTGATCAACCGGACGGTGTACCGGATGCGCGCGGACGTCCAGGCGAAGCTGGCGCGGCTGCCGCTGTCGTACTTCGACCGGGCCAAGCGCGGTGAGGTGCTCAGCCGGGCCACCAACGACATCGACAACGTCTCGCAGACGCTGCAGCAGTCGATGGGGCAGCTGATCAACTCGCTGCTCACCATCGTCGGCGTGCTGGCGATGATGTTCTGGATCTCTCCGCTGCTCGCGCTGGTCGCGCTGGTGACCGTGCCGGTGTCGGTGGTGGTGGCGGCCAGGATCGGCAAGCGCTCGCAGCCGCACTTCGTGCAGCAGTGGAAGTCCACGGGCACGCTGAACGCCCATGTGGAGGAGATGTACACCGGTCACGCGCTGGTGAAGGTCTTCGGGCGGCAGGACGAGTCGGCGGCCGACTTCCGCGAGCAGAACGACGCCCTGTACGAGGCCGGGTTCAAGGCCCAGTTCAACAGCGGCGTCATGCAGCCGGTGATGTTCTTCATCTCGAACATCAACTACGTGCTGGTGGCCGTGGTCGGCGGTCTGCGGGTCGCCTCGGGCACGCTGTCGATCGGTGACGTGCAGGCGTTCATCCAGTACTCCCGGCAGTTCTCGATGCCGCTGACGCAGGTCGCGTCGATGGCGAACCTGGTCCAGTCCGGCGTCGCGTCGGCCGAGCGGATCTTCGAACTCCTCGACGCCGAGGAGCAGGCACCGGACGTCCCGGTGGGCGAGCGGCCGTCCGAGGCGGCGGAGAAGGGCCGGGTCGCGCTGGAGCAGGTGTCCTTCCGCTACGAGGCCGACACGCCCCTCATCGAGGATCTGTCGCTCGCGGTGGAACCGGGGCAGACGGTCGCGATCGTGGGCCCGACGGGCGCCGGCAAGACGACTCTGGTCAACCTGCTCATGCGGTTCTACGAGGTGACCGGCGGCCGGATCACCCTCGACGGCGTCGACGTGTCGCGGATGTCCCGCGAGGACCTGCGGGCCGGGATCGGCATGGTGCTGCAGGACACCTGGCTGTTCGGCGGGACGATCGCGGAGAACATCGCGTACGGGGCGAGCGGGAAGGTCTCCCGGGAGCTGGTCGAGGAGGCCGCGCGGGCCGCGCACGTCGACCGGTTCGTCCGGACCCTGCCGGACGGGTACGACACCGTCATCGACGACGACGGGGCGGGGGTCAGCGCCGGCGAGAAGCAGTTGATCACCATCGCGCGGGCGTTCCTGTCCGACCCGGTGATCCTGGTGCTCGACGAGGCGACCAGCTCCGTCGACACCCGGACCGAGGTGCTCATCCAGAAGGCGATGGCACGGCTCGCCGACGGGCGGACCAGCTTCGTGATCGCCCACCGGCTCTCCACGATCCGGGACGCGGACGTGATCCTGGTGATGGAGAACGGCTCGATCGTCGAGCAGGGCACCCACGAGGAGCTGCTGGTGGCGGGCGGCGCGTACGCGCGGCTGTACGCGGCCCAGTTCGCCCAGGCGGTCGCCGAGGTCGACTGA
- a CDS encoding ABC transporter ATP-binding protein, with translation MLIRLLRSHLGPYKKPIALLVLLQLLQTCASLYLPTLNADIIDNGVVNGDTGYILRFGALMIAVSVLQVVCNVGAVYFGARTASALGRDVRAAVFARVQSFSAREVGHFGAPSLITRTTNDVQQVQMLVLMAFTLMVSAPIMCVGGIIMALGQDVPLSAVLLAVVPVLGIAVSLIVTRMRPLFRTMQERLDTVNRVLREQISGNRVIRAFVKDDYERERFRGSNTELTDVSMATGRLMALMFPTVMTVVNVSSIAVVWFGAHRIDSGGMEIGALTAFLAYLMQIVMAVMMATFMFMMVPRAEVCAERIEEVLATESSVVPPVVPVRELRQRGHLEVRAADFRYPGAEEPVLREVALEARPGETTAIIGSTGSGKSTLLGLVPRLFDVTGGEVLVDGVDVRTLDPELMARTVGLVPQKPYLFSGTVATNLRYGKPDATDEELWHALEVAQAADFVRNLEAGLNAPIAQGGTNVSGGQRQRLAIARTLVQRPEIYLFDDSFSALDYETDALLRSALSEETADATVVIVAQRVSTIRDADRIVVLDQGRVVGAGRHHELMAGNETYREIVLSQLTEAEAA, from the coding sequence GTGCTCATAAGACTCCTCCGAAGCCACCTCGGACCGTACAAGAAGCCCATCGCCCTGCTGGTGCTCCTGCAGCTGCTGCAGACCTGTGCCTCCCTCTATCTGCCGACGCTGAACGCGGACATCATCGACAACGGTGTGGTGAACGGGGACACCGGCTACATCCTCCGCTTCGGTGCCCTGATGATCGCGGTCTCGGTGCTCCAGGTCGTCTGCAACGTCGGCGCCGTCTACTTCGGGGCACGCACGGCGTCCGCCCTGGGCCGTGACGTGCGTGCCGCGGTCTTCGCGCGCGTGCAGTCCTTCTCGGCCCGCGAGGTCGGGCACTTCGGCGCACCGTCGCTGATCACCCGTACGACGAACGACGTCCAGCAGGTCCAGATGCTGGTCCTCATGGCGTTCACCCTGATGGTGTCGGCGCCGATCATGTGCGTCGGCGGCATCATCATGGCGCTGGGTCAGGACGTGCCGCTGTCGGCGGTGCTGCTGGCGGTGGTCCCGGTCCTGGGCATCGCGGTCTCCCTGATCGTGACGAGGATGCGTCCGCTGTTCCGGACCATGCAGGAGCGGCTGGACACGGTGAACCGGGTGCTGCGCGAGCAGATCTCCGGAAACCGGGTGATCCGGGCGTTCGTGAAGGACGACTACGAGCGCGAGCGGTTCAGGGGCTCCAACACGGAGCTGACCGACGTGTCGATGGCGACCGGCCGGCTGATGGCGCTGATGTTCCCGACCGTGATGACGGTGGTGAACGTCTCCAGCATCGCGGTGGTCTGGTTCGGAGCGCACCGAATCGACAGCGGCGGGATGGAGATCGGGGCGCTGACCGCCTTCCTCGCCTATCTCATGCAGATCGTGATGGCCGTGATGATGGCCACCTTCATGTTCATGATGGTGCCGCGGGCCGAGGTGTGCGCCGAACGCATCGAGGAGGTCCTGGCCACCGAGTCCAGCGTGGTGCCGCCCGTGGTGCCGGTACGCGAGCTGCGGCAGCGCGGGCACCTGGAGGTCAGGGCGGCGGACTTCCGCTATCCGGGCGCAGAGGAACCGGTCCTGCGGGAGGTCGCCCTGGAGGCCCGGCCCGGCGAGACCACGGCGATCATCGGTTCGACCGGAAGCGGCAAGTCCACGCTGCTGGGTCTGGTGCCGCGGCTCTTCGACGTGACCGGCGGCGAGGTCCTGGTCGACGGCGTCGACGTACGGACTCTGGACCCGGAGCTGATGGCGCGGACGGTCGGGCTCGTCCCGCAGAAGCCGTACCTCTTCTCGGGCACGGTGGCGACGAACCTGCGGTACGGGAAGCCCGACGCCACCGACGAGGAGTTGTGGCACGCCCTGGAGGTGGCCCAGGCCGCCGACTTCGTACGGAATCTGGAGGCCGGTCTGAACGCGCCGATCGCGCAGGGCGGCACCAATGTGTCGGGCGGGCAGCGCCAACGTCTCGCGATCGCGCGGACCCTGGTCCAGCGGCCGGAGATCTACCTGTTCGACGACTCCTTCTCAGCGCTCGACTACGAGACGGACGCGCTATTGCGGTCCGCGTTGTCGGAGGAGACCGCCGACGCGACCGTCGTGATCGTCGCCCAGCGGGTGTCGACGATCCGGGACGCTGACCGGATCGTGGTCCTGGACCAGGGCAGGGTCGTAGGGGCGGGACGCCATCACGAACTGATGGCGGGCAATGAGACGTACCGGGAGATCGTGCTCTCCCAGCTGACCGAGGCGGAGGCAGCCTGA
- a CDS encoding FGGY family carbohydrate kinase produces MGIVAGLDSSSGFTRIVVCDADTGAVLRQGYAPHPGDPKAVDVDPQGWLLSLGEAAAGGLLEGVQAIGVSAQQHGLVTLDQQGTPVRPALVGNDRRAQVAAADLVEAFGGRRAWAEAVGSVPQAGQPVAKLRWLARTEPENAQRVAMVLQPHDWLVWQLLGRPLRRTTDRGAASATGYWSAGADAYRPDLVELALGHQAVLPEVLGPAEAAGTTPEGLLISAGTGETMAAALGLGLGPGDAVVSLGASGSVMAVHHQALADPQGMITSFADATGMHLPVVHTSNAVRALRGTAEMLGVDSLEELSALALKSTPGSSGLVLLPYLEGERTPQLPHTAGTLSGLRRESMKPEHLARASFEGMLCSLADAMDVLRGRGVEVRRVFLLGAAAELPAVQALAPAVFGAQVVVPQPADYAARGAARQAAWALGVSHGRLSPGAPPAWQGAAAQVFEPGEELAVGQAVRQQYRATREQTHPGAFDA; encoded by the coding sequence ATGGGGATAGTCGCGGGCTTGGACAGCTCTTCGGGGTTCACACGGATCGTCGTCTGTGACGCGGACACGGGTGCCGTGCTGCGGCAGGGCTATGCCCCGCATCCGGGCGACCCGAAGGCCGTCGACGTCGATCCGCAAGGCTGGCTGCTCTCGCTCGGCGAGGCCGCGGCCGGCGGGCTGTTGGAGGGTGTGCAGGCCATCGGCGTCTCCGCTCAGCAGCATGGTCTTGTGACTCTGGACCAGCAGGGCACCCCGGTGCGGCCCGCGTTGGTCGGCAACGACAGGCGGGCACAGGTCGCCGCCGCCGACCTCGTCGAGGCGTTCGGCGGACGTCGGGCCTGGGCCGAGGCCGTCGGATCGGTGCCGCAGGCCGGACAGCCCGTCGCCAAGCTCCGCTGGCTGGCCCGCACCGAGCCCGAGAACGCCCAGCGTGTCGCGATGGTCCTCCAGCCGCACGACTGGCTGGTCTGGCAGCTGCTCGGCAGGCCGCTGCGGCGCACCACCGACCGCGGCGCCGCCTCGGCGACCGGCTACTGGTCGGCCGGCGCCGACGCCTACCGTCCCGATCTCGTCGAGCTGGCGCTCGGCCATCAGGCCGTGCTGCCCGAGGTGCTCGGCCCCGCCGAGGCGGCCGGCACCACCCCAGAGGGCCTGCTGATCTCCGCCGGTACGGGCGAGACGATGGCCGCCGCACTCGGCCTCGGGCTCGGCCCCGGGGACGCGGTCGTGTCGCTCGGAGCCTCCGGTTCGGTGATGGCCGTGCACCACCAGGCGCTCGCCGACCCGCAGGGCATGATCACCTCCTTCGCCGACGCGACCGGCATGCACCTGCCCGTCGTGCACACCTCGAACGCGGTCCGGGCGCTGCGCGGAACCGCCGAGATGCTGGGCGTGGACAGCCTGGAGGAACTGTCGGCCCTCGCCCTGAAGTCGACCCCCGGCTCCTCCGGCCTGGTCCTCCTCCCCTATCTGGAGGGCGAGCGCACCCCGCAGCTTCCGCACACCGCGGGCACCCTCAGCGGTCTGCGCCGCGAGTCGATGAAGCCGGAGCATCTCGCGCGGGCCTCCTTCGAGGGGATGCTCTGTTCCCTCGCCGACGCGATGGACGTACTGCGCGGGCGGGGCGTCGAGGTGCGGCGGGTGTTCCTGCTGGGCGCGGCGGCGGAGCTGCCCGCCGTACAGGCACTGGCCCCGGCGGTCTTCGGAGCGCAGGTCGTCGTCCCGCAGCCGGCGGACTACGCGGCGCGCGGCGCGGCACGGCAGGCCGCGTGGGCGCTCGGTGTCTCGCACGGCAGGCTCTCGCCGGGCGCGCCGCCGGCCTGGCAGGGTGCGGCGGCGCAGGTCTTCGAACCGGGCGAGGAGCTGGCGGTGGGGCAGGCGGTCCGGCAGCAGTACCGGGCGACCCGGGAGCAGACCCACCCGGGCGCGTTCGACGCGTAG
- a CDS encoding YtxH domain-containing protein: MRYKLTFVVGLALGYVIGTRAGRERYEQMKKSAREFSQNPAVRNAAESAAQTGRQVAGKALHAVSDKVGDRLPEAMTERIHALRHHNGQVTEDDWGVSNT, from the coding sequence GTGCGGTACAAGCTGACGTTCGTCGTGGGACTGGCCCTCGGTTACGTCATCGGGACGCGGGCCGGGCGCGAGCGCTACGAGCAGATGAAGAAGTCCGCGCGCGAGTTCTCGCAGAATCCCGCCGTGCGCAACGCGGCCGAATCCGCGGCACAGACCGGGCGCCAGGTGGCCGGAAAGGCTCTCCACGCGGTGAGCGACAAGGTCGGCGACAGACTGCCCGAAGCGATGACCGAGCGAATCCACGCCCTGCGCCACCACAACGGCCAGGTGACCGAGGACGACTGGGGCGTCAGCAACACCTGA
- a CDS encoding tyrosine-type recombinase/integrase, producing the protein MAYIKTNSRLSGDPSYTVMWRAGGTRTGQWCRETFDDETLAERFRDLVNGHGQQWPPGWVKGEGFVEISEPSAPDAEKFPAYAHAYVGLLTDISEHTRTNYTRFIDNHMVPWFGELSVSDRGEKLTRDHVSRWILDLQDGRPGPLHAPGTKRRAYAAKTIANLHGLLYSILQSAVDSDPALRDSNPCVHTKLPKGNDTEDDEVFLEPEEYALLRRHVRADAVDIIDALVSTGLRWGEVTALQPRDFTFVSKRPTLRVQRAWKRRGEGGTFLGAPKTKKSRRTLVLTPEQVQLFQRICKGKKPTDLVFTAPEGGAWHSGVFHAHRWKPALDAVNAAGLTKRPRIHDLRHTHASWLIAGKVPLPVIQARLGHESITTTVDRYGHLLESSDDEVVAAVEWAMGAAIPQDLAEAA; encoded by the coding sequence ATGGCGTACATCAAGACCAATTCCCGGCTGTCCGGAGACCCCTCCTATACCGTCATGTGGCGGGCCGGTGGGACCCGAACGGGCCAGTGGTGCCGCGAGACGTTCGACGACGAGACGCTGGCGGAACGTTTCCGCGACCTGGTCAATGGTCACGGACAGCAATGGCCCCCGGGGTGGGTCAAGGGCGAGGGCTTCGTCGAGATCAGCGAGCCGTCGGCACCAGACGCGGAGAAGTTTCCGGCCTACGCCCACGCCTACGTAGGGCTCCTGACGGACATATCCGAGCACACCAGGACCAACTACACGAGGTTCATCGACAACCACATGGTCCCGTGGTTCGGAGAGCTGTCCGTGTCCGATCGAGGGGAGAAGCTCACCCGCGATCACGTCAGCCGGTGGATCCTGGACCTTCAGGACGGGAGGCCGGGCCCCCTGCATGCTCCGGGGACGAAGCGCCGCGCGTACGCGGCGAAGACGATCGCCAACCTCCACGGCCTGCTCTACAGCATCCTCCAGTCAGCCGTGGACTCCGATCCGGCACTGCGTGACTCGAACCCCTGTGTGCACACGAAGTTGCCCAAGGGGAACGACACGGAGGACGACGAGGTGTTCCTCGAACCTGAGGAGTACGCCCTACTGCGGAGGCATGTACGTGCCGATGCTGTCGACATCATCGACGCGCTGGTGAGCACCGGCCTCAGGTGGGGTGAGGTGACGGCGCTGCAACCTCGGGACTTCACCTTCGTGTCCAAGAGGCCGACGCTCCGCGTGCAGCGCGCGTGGAAACGGCGAGGCGAGGGCGGGACATTTCTCGGGGCCCCCAAGACGAAGAAGTCGCGCCGCACGCTCGTGCTCACTCCTGAGCAGGTGCAGCTGTTCCAGCGGATCTGCAAGGGGAAGAAGCCGACCGACCTGGTCTTCACCGCACCAGAGGGCGGAGCCTGGCACTCCGGTGTGTTCCACGCACACCGCTGGAAGCCTGCCCTGGACGCAGTCAACGCCGCCGGTCTCACCAAGCGCCCACGCATCCACGACCTGCGCCACACTCACGCTTCCTGGCTAATCGCCGGCAAGGTCCCCCTGCCCGTGATTCAGGCCCGCCTCGGCCACGAGTCGATCACGACGACCGTCGACCGATACGGACACCTCCTGGAGTCCTCGGACGACGAGGTCGTGGCAGCCGTCGAATGGGCGATGGGCGCAGCGATCCCGCAGGACCTCGCCGAGGCCGCCTGA
- a CDS encoding DUF2786 domain-containing protein has protein sequence MSTTKAPAKLDTIRALLAKAEDPRTPESEAELARKRAFEMMAKYGVEQAMLNDANPASDAPTDRKIVLDNPWAMERVRLINRIALALGCELIHLGRDGSGPARRVHIFGYASDLQRVELLYTSLLLQMNSGLAAQSVPPGQGARAWRRSWLLGFINRVGDRIEEAERGAREEARGETSATGRSAALVLADRKAVVSRSYQQAYPRARKGGTTTMTGNGYGAGWIAGSRADIGGKRIGRTTAGSIAA, from the coding sequence GTGAGCACTACGAAGGCCCCCGCGAAGCTCGATACCATCCGTGCTCTGCTCGCCAAGGCGGAGGACCCCCGTACGCCGGAGTCGGAGGCGGAGTTGGCCCGGAAGCGGGCGTTCGAGATGATGGCGAAGTACGGCGTCGAACAGGCGATGCTCAACGACGCCAACCCGGCCAGCGACGCCCCCACAGACCGGAAGATCGTTCTGGACAACCCGTGGGCGATGGAGCGGGTCCGCCTCATCAACCGCATCGCACTCGCCCTCGGCTGTGAGCTGATCCACCTTGGCCGAGACGGCAGCGGCCCGGCCCGCCGGGTGCACATCTTCGGGTACGCGAGCGACCTTCAGCGTGTCGAACTGCTCTACACCTCTCTTCTGCTCCAGATGAACAGCGGACTGGCCGCTCAGTCAGTCCCGCCGGGCCAGGGTGCGCGTGCCTGGCGTCGGTCCTGGCTCCTCGGCTTCATCAACCGGGTGGGTGACCGCATCGAGGAGGCCGAGCGCGGCGCACGCGAAGAAGCCAGGGGCGAGACCAGCGCCACCGGCCGCAGCGCGGCCCTCGTGCTTGCGGACCGCAAGGCCGTCGTCTCGCGCAGCTACCAGCAGGCATACCCGCGTGCACGGAAGGGCGGCACCACGACCATGACCGGCAACGGGTACGGGGCCGGATGGATCGCGGGAAGCCGCGCCGACATTGGCGGTAAGCGGATCGGCCGCACCACGGCCGGGTCCATAGCTGCGTAG
- a CDS encoding DUF6197 family protein translates to MTVPTRKPPATPARILTAAADHIERVGLYQGDHLWQPGRMGDTAPCTVLHAWERGVRTVRPRWSVRGEPWDIFQRALFDSLVVLSDHANGHPVSGVRWRKLKLTEDAYRRTLLWCWGDEPERTTAEAAAMIRAAAALHPSDDDHSTPGCPTLKNMV, encoded by the coding sequence ATGACCGTGCCGACACGAAAGCCACCGGCCACCCCCGCCCGCATCCTCACCGCCGCCGCCGACCACATCGAACGCGTCGGTCTCTACCAGGGTGACCACCTCTGGCAGCCCGGCCGGATGGGCGACACCGCCCCGTGCACCGTGTTGCACGCGTGGGAGCGCGGCGTGCGCACCGTCCGGCCCCGCTGGTCCGTACGCGGTGAACCGTGGGACATCTTCCAACGCGCCCTGTTCGACTCCCTTGTAGTGCTCAGCGACCACGCGAACGGCCATCCCGTGTCCGGCGTCCGGTGGCGAAAGCTCAAGCTCACCGAGGACGCCTACCGGCGCACCCTGCTGTGGTGCTGGGGGGACGAGCCCGAGCGGACCACCGCCGAGGCCGCCGCGATGATCCGCGCCGCCGCAGCGCTGCACCCGAGTGACGACGATCACAGCACCCCCGGTTGCCCCACCCTCAAGAACATGGTTTAA